A window from Balaenoptera musculus isolate JJ_BM4_2016_0621 chromosome 8, mBalMus1.pri.v3, whole genome shotgun sequence encodes these proteins:
- the LOC118899031 gene encoding lysine-specific demethylase 4D-like, whose amino-acid sequence MQSKHFGSQNPSWKIRTFHPTMEEFEDFNKYIVYLESQGAHRAGLAKVIPPKGWKARQTYDDIDDILIAAPLQQVTTGKAGVFTQHHKKKKVMTMSEYRRLTNSEKHQTPFYSDFEDLERKYWKTRLYDSPVYGADVSGSLFDQNTEQWNLGHLGTIQDLLEQECGVVIEGFNTPYLYFGMWKTAFAWHTEDMDLYSINYLHFGEPKTWYAVPPEHGRRLERLARELFPGSARGCEAFLRHKVALISPTVLKDNGIPFDRVTQEAGEFIVTFPYGYHSGFNHGFNCVEAISFAPPPPRWIDYGKVVWE is encoded by the coding sequence ATGCAGTCTAAGCACTTTGGTAGCCAGAACCCAAGTTGGAAGATTAGGACCTTCCACCCAACCATGGAAGAATTTGAagatttcaacaaatatattgTTTACCTGGAGTCACAAGGTGCACACCGAGCTGGCCTAGCCAAGGTAATTCCACCGAAAGGATGGAAAGCCAGACAGACGTACGATGATATCGATGACATCTTAATAGCCGCTCCCCTCCAGCAGGTGACCACTGGGAAGGCAGGTGTGTTTACTCAACaccacaaaaagaagaaagtcatGACCATGAGCGAGTATCGCCGCTTAACAAACAGTGAAAAACACCAGACTCCATTCTACTCTGATTTTGAGGATCTGGAGCGAAAATATTGGAAAACACGCCTCTATGATTCACCAGTATATGGTGCGGACGTGAGTGGCTCCTTATTCGATCAAAACACGGAGCAGTGGAACCTTGGACACCTGGGAACCATTCAGGACCTGCTGGAGCAGGAGTGCGGAGTGGTCATCGAAGGCTTCAACACCCCCTACCTGTACTTCGGCATGTGGAAGACCGCCTTCGCCTGGCACACGGAGGACATGGACCTTTACAGCATCAACTACCTGCACTTCGGGGAGCCCAAGACGTGGTACGCGGTGCCCCCGGAGCACGGCCGGCGCCTGGAACGCCTGGCCAGGGAGCTGTTCCCGGGCAGCGCGCGGGGCTGTGAGGCCTTCCTGCGGCACAAGGTGGCTCTCATCTCGCCCACGGTCCTCAAGGACAACGGCATCCCCTTCGATCGGGTCACTCAGGAGGCTGGAGAGTTCATCGTGACCTTTCCCTACGGCTACCACTCTGGCTTCAACCACGGCTTCAACTGCGTGGAAGCCATCAGTTTCGCCCCTCCCCCCCCGCGCTGGATCGATTACGGCAAAGTGGTCTGGGAATAG